From Candidatus Bathyarchaeota archaeon, a single genomic window includes:
- a CDS encoding amidohydrolase family protein has product MVIEYDLLIRDATIIDGTGRDAYKGSIGVKGDRIAALGKVKGDAVREVDASGLLATPGFVDSHSHSDRNILFYPLCESDVHMGVTTFVGGQCGSSPAPVGEVVRLPGIAEEYVYELEPFMYFPRKPYFPLERVNELLKEKFGWTITWRTMGEYFKVIEERGFSINYAPLVGHGACRTAVLGNDYERPSTPEEVEEIGRLIRQAMDEGCIGLSAGIDYDPDCFASREEIDRHVAILRDYPGSIYSPHWRRTGRRRGITAGIPWNRIQGIIDELETAKKAGVPIVIAHLYGGWDATPIPPPRVIQEAIGRATLDVIDRYIAEGVEAYFDVIPYWWFTSHYLCGHFAPFLRLLGSREAFARALRMADFRQEVREALQRGKFYIQPPSNPNMNPNWAREITITEHKNPKYLDRSVAEIALELGKDPMEAWFDLIVEDPDSRCSIGDYRFTEDYVKLFYKHPRGMVGVDSSMVDDKREGVYPPWDRPGPNTYSAYPSFLIRYVKEQRLLSLEEAVRKCTALPAESHNLKGRGKIEVGGYADILIIDWENLRMNSTPKETRRYPTGFEYVFVNGVAVIEKDKHTGAKPGRVLRRGQA; this is encoded by the coding sequence ATGGTTATAGAGTATGATCTGCTCATAAGGGATGCCACCATCATCGACGGGACTGGAAGAGATGCCTACAAGGGTTCCATAGGGGTTAAGGGTGATAGGATAGCCGCCTTAGGGAAAGTTAAAGGGGATGCTGTCAGGGAGGTCGATGCCTCAGGGCTCCTAGCCACGCCCGGGTTTGTGGACTCCCACAGCCACTCTGATAGAAATATTCTCTTCTATCCTTTGTGTGAGAGTGATGTTCATATGGGGGTCACCACCTTCGTCGGGGGGCAGTGTGGAAGCTCTCCAGCACCGGTGGGAGAGGTGGTCAGGCTTCCGGGCATCGCTGAGGAGTATGTCTATGAGCTCGAGCCCTTCATGTACTTCCCCAGGAAGCCGTATTTTCCATTGGAGAGGGTGAATGAGCTCCTGAAGGAGAAGTTCGGCTGGACCATAACCTGGAGGACGATGGGGGAGTACTTCAAGGTCATTGAGGAGAGGGGCTTCTCGATAAATTACGCACCCCTAGTGGGGCACGGTGCCTGCAGGACGGCTGTCCTCGGCAACGACTATGAGAGGCCCTCCACCCCTGAGGAGGTTGAGGAGATCGGTAGGCTCATAAGGCAGGCCATGGATGAGGGGTGTATAGGCCTCTCGGCGGGGATTGACTACGACCCGGACTGCTTCGCCTCGAGGGAGGAGATAGACAGGCATGTAGCCATCCTGAGGGATTATCCTGGGTCGATCTACTCGCCCCATTGGAGGAGGACGGGTAGGAGGAGGGGCATCACAGCCGGTATTCCATGGAACAGGATACAGGGGATTATCGACGAGCTTGAGACGGCGAAGAAGGCTGGGGTACCGATAGTGATAGCCCACCTCTACGGGGGCTGGGATGCGACGCCGATACCTCCACCTAGGGTTATACAGGAGGCGATAGGGAGGGCAACCCTGGATGTGATAGACCGGTACATAGCTGAGGGTGTCGAGGCCTACTTCGATGTCATCCCCTACTGGTGGTTCACCTCCCACTACCTCTGCGGCCACTTCGCCCCGTTCCTGAGGCTTCTGGGTTCGAGGGAGGCCTTCGCGAGGGCTCTCAGGATGGCGGACTTCAGGCAGGAGGTGAGGGAGGCCCTCCAGAGGGGGAAGTTCTATATCCAGCCCCCATCCAACCCTAACATGAACCCAAACTGGGCCAGGGAGATAACCATAACTGAGCATAAGAACCCGAAGTATCTCGACAGGTCCGTAGCAGAGATAGCTTTGGAATTGGGGAAGGACCCCATGGAGGCCTGGTTCGACCTGATAGTCGAGGATCCCGATTCTAGATGCTCCATAGGGGATTACAGGTTCACGGAGGACTATGTGAAACTCTTCTATAAGCATCCGAGAGGTATGGTGGGCGTCGACTCGTCGATGGTCGACGATAAGAGGGAGGGGGTATACCCACCATGGGACAGGCCTGGGCCAAACACATACTCCGCATACCCATCCTTCCTCATCCGCTACGTAAAGGAGCAGAGGCTCCTTAGCCTAGAGGAGGCTGTTAGGAAGTGCACTGCCCTGCCCGCTGAATCCCACAACCTAAAGGGTAGAGGGAAGATAGAGGTTGGAGGCTACGCGGACATCCTAATAATAGACTGGGAGAACCTGAGGATGAACAGCACCCCCAAGGAGACGAGGAGATACCCAACGGGCTTCGAGTATGTCTTCGTCAACGGGGTTGCTGTCATAGAGAAGGACAAGCACACAGGGGCTAAGCCAGGTAGAGTCCTAAGGAGGGGCCAAGCTTAA
- a CDS encoding SIMPL domain-containing protein (The SIMPL domain is named for its presence in mouse protein SIMPL (signalling molecule that associates with mouse pelle-like kinase). Bacterial member BP26, from Brucella, was shown to assemble into a channel-like structure, while YggE from E. coli has been associated with resistance to oxidative stress.): MKLKWQYISIFAVCASVILASVIITYRPQEPASVERDFWLPVGVPPSLGSIGSNVRVDGQSKTISLSGTGTSYAKANQATLTLGVQTENSSASVAVEENARLMTSIVSALKSLGIGEERMETVSYGINPIYDSNWQKVIGYRVVNLIRVRLQELDLIGKAIDVASRAGANRIDGISFGLSSDLQEQLKLEAYKKAINDASTKAKLIAEMLNLKITGVLSFTESVYYPYTPARGLEITADKGATPIFEGALSVSVTVNIVYTFE, encoded by the coding sequence TTGAAGTTGAAGTGGCAATATATCTCGATCTTCGCGGTCTGCGCCTCGGTCATACTCGCATCTGTGATAATCACATACAGGCCTCAGGAACCGGCTTCGGTCGAGAGGGATTTCTGGCTACCCGTAGGGGTACCCCCCTCCCTAGGATCCATAGGGTCTAATGTCCGCGTGGACGGGCAGTCCAAGACAATCTCACTCTCTGGAACCGGGACCTCTTATGCCAAGGCGAATCAGGCTACTCTCACCCTCGGCGTCCAGACGGAGAACTCCTCGGCCTCTGTTGCTGTTGAGGAGAACGCTAGGCTCATGACCTCCATTGTCTCGGCTTTGAAGTCCCTAGGGATAGGGGAGGAGAGGATGGAGACGGTCTCCTACGGCATAAACCCGATCTACGATTCTAACTGGCAGAAGGTGATAGGCTATAGGGTTGTCAACCTTATAAGGGTGAGATTACAGGAGCTGGACCTGATCGGGAAGGCCATAGATGTGGCCAGCAGGGCTGGGGCCAACAGGATCGATGGTATCTCCTTCGGTCTCTCAAGCGACCTCCAGGAGCAGCTGAAACTGGAGGCCTATAAAAAGGCGATAAACGACGCCTCCACAAAGGCGAAACTCATCGCTGAGATGCTGAACCTAAAGATAACAGGCGTCCTCTCCTTCACCGAGAGCGTTTACTATCCCTACACGCCGGCTAGAGGCCTTGAGATCACGGCCGATAAAGGCGCAACGCCGATCTTCGAGGGAGCCCTAAGCGTCTCTGTAACAGTAAATATCGTGTACACCTTTGAGTAA
- a CDS encoding DUF483 domain-containing protein, which yields MKIEHLTQSLLLDTRLLKRVKVENYLLVHLDLRPCSLTTLPAELPEAEIMGKGIDEKVLPKMKSLSSIVEPDRRLKMIEDLKKEMRKAYKEVVERSEQYRGHIEWARNLELKTLQFEVRPTVRELYLFKDKEVEKKLERLMKERIKIRQEVLRRPPPGLGRTHIVYPEEFNGAWVKEMGTLYGYPKCCVERYASDREKGISVEERAARQLREADEKGEADSLAYFVGYFFPCHPRCPSAISTGRRFLEELQTINPELGELYKTLLHENLELVRRQPEIIAEHRSRAAEAMKKIHR from the coding sequence ATGAAGATCGAGCATCTGACGCAAAGTCTGCTATTGGATACAAGGCTTTTGAAGAGAGTAAAGGTTGAGAATTATCTACTTGTTCATTTGGATCTAAGGCCATGCTCCCTCACAACTCTGCCAGCTGAACTCCCGGAGGCTGAGATTATGGGGAAAGGCATAGATGAGAAAGTTCTCCCCAAGATGAAGAGTCTGAGTTCTATAGTTGAACCAGATAGGAGACTGAAGATGATAGAGGACCTTAAGAAGGAGATGAGGAAAGCCTACAAGGAGGTCGTAGAGAGATCAGAGCAGTATCGCGGTCATATAGAGTGGGCGAGAAATCTAGAACTCAAAACCCTTCAATTCGAGGTAAGGCCTACAGTTAGAGAACTTTATCTCTTTAAAGATAAAGAGGTTGAAAAAAAGTTAGAAAGGCTAATGAAGGAGAGGATTAAGATCAGGCAGGAGGTCCTCCGTCGCCCTCCACCAGGCTTAGGGAGAACCCACATAGTATATCCTGAGGAGTTCAATGGAGCTTGGGTGAAGGAGATGGGGACCCTATATGGATACCCCAAATGCTGCGTCGAGCGCTACGCGTCAGACAGGGAAAAGGGCATCTCGGTCGAGGAGAGGGCTGCGAGACAGTTGAGGGAGGCTGATGAGAAGGGGGAGGCAGATAGCCTAGCTTATTTCGTGGGTTACTTCTTCCCGTGTCATCCAAGATGCCCCTCGGCCATTTCAACTGGGAGAAGATTCCTCGAAGAGCTCCAAACCATCAACCCCGAGCTTGGGGAGCTTTATAAAACGCTCCTCCACGAAAACCTCGAACTTGTCCGCCGCCAGCCCGAGATAATCGCAGAACACAGATCCAGGGCAGCTGAGGCTATGAAGAAAATCCACAGGTAA
- a CDS encoding radical SAM protein — MREVDFLFIHPATHCRSSDPIGRDLVTFLVMPLGTIALADLLNRNGYSAVVYHTGIEQIQERGFRVEDIFKIYEPRVVGIDLHWFVHSYDAVRIAGIAKQNSNARVVLGGFTASYFAEEILNRFECIDMVIRGDAERPLLELMRHLEDEEFNEVPNLVYRENGIIKRSENKFVAGVDDLRELDYTSLGILHNHERYCRLISQSGDLDPYPWRVSVKRHTWLPLGRGCSVDCSYCGGGRKAHQLITGRAEPIFHPKQQVLETLSKFEELGFDSVYMDFDPYPDRRYYHELFEMIRREDIDISAQFLLWSLSDKSFIRDFRRTFNPLYSTLTVSPESGSEEVRMKNKGFYYTNDELTRWLEDAKEEAIPIEVYFSTGLSWETPETFEDTIRLGEKMIERYPIASIACNPLVLEPASPRYIAPEDFGLRIKFRSFLDYYERFRRLAIGLPAESRLGYDTEWQNEHQIIENSFRFNQMIYSTSCRESI, encoded by the coding sequence TTGAGAGAGGTAGATTTCCTATTTATTCATCCAGCCACCCACTGCAGATCCAGCGACCCGATTGGAAGAGACCTGGTAACCTTCCTTGTGATGCCTCTGGGGACAATTGCCCTAGCAGACCTCTTGAACAGGAATGGGTACTCTGCGGTGGTATATCACACGGGGATCGAGCAGATCCAGGAGAGGGGATTCAGGGTTGAGGATATCTTCAAGATTTACGAGCCCAGGGTGGTCGGAATCGACCTCCACTGGTTCGTCCACTCCTACGACGCCGTAAGGATCGCAGGGATAGCCAAGCAAAACAGCAACGCCCGTGTGGTCCTAGGGGGGTTCACCGCCTCCTACTTCGCGGAGGAGATCCTGAACAGGTTCGAATGCATAGACATGGTAATTCGAGGTGATGCAGAGAGGCCTCTCCTGGAGCTTATGAGGCATCTTGAGGATGAAGAGTTCAACGAGGTACCCAACCTAGTGTACAGAGAGAATGGAATCATAAAGAGAAGTGAAAATAAGTTCGTGGCTGGGGTGGATGACCTGAGAGAACTAGACTACACAAGCCTCGGCATACTTCACAACCATGAGAGATACTGTAGGTTGATATCCCAGTCCGGAGACCTAGACCCATACCCGTGGAGAGTCAGCGTCAAAAGGCACACATGGCTCCCATTGGGGAGGGGATGCTCCGTGGACTGCTCATACTGCGGGGGTGGAAGGAAGGCCCACCAACTAATAACAGGCCGCGCCGAACCCATATTCCACCCAAAGCAGCAGGTCCTCGAAACACTATCAAAATTTGAGGAGCTTGGATTCGACTCGGTCTATATGGACTTCGACCCATATCCTGATAGGAGATATTACCATGAGCTTTTCGAGATGATCAGGAGGGAGGATATCGACATTAGTGCACAGTTCCTCCTCTGGTCCCTCTCAGATAAGAGCTTCATAAGAGACTTCAGACGCACCTTTAACCCCCTATACTCAACCCTCACAGTATCCCCCGAATCGGGCTCAGAGGAGGTGAGGATGAAGAATAAGGGATTCTACTACACTAATGATGAGTTGACCAGATGGCTTGAGGATGCGAAGGAAGAGGCCATCCCAATAGAGGTCTACTTCTCCACAGGGCTATCATGGGAGACTCCAGAGACATTCGAGGACACCATCAGGCTGGGTGAGAAGATGATCGAGAGATATCCAATTGCAAGTATCGCGTGTAACCCCCTGGTACTGGAGCCCGCATCCCCAAGATACATAGCCCCAGAAGATTTCGGCCTCCGGATCAAATTCCGAAGTTTCCTCGACTACTATGAGCGATTCAGGAGGCTAGCTATCGGGCTACCCGCAGAGTCCCGTTTAGGATACGACACAGAGTGGCAGAACGAACATCAGATCATAGAAAACAGTTTTAGATTCAATCAAATGATCTACTCAACTTCATGCAGGGAAAGTATTTAA
- a CDS encoding glutamate mutase L, giving the protein MRYILATDVGSTTTKARFFSNESGEWRFVIAGEAPTTVEAPYEDVTLGVRNAVREVEELTGHRILAPDGSGIVVPYDGKMGVDLYCTTSSAGGGLQMMVAGLIKTMTAESANRAALGAGAIVMDVIARDDGRQPYQKIQRIRSLRPDMILLAGGTDGGATAHVVEIAELIKAAGPKPRLGAGYQLPIVYAGNKALQTQIEELMGSEFALTLVDNIRPVLEVENTEPARRAIHELFMEHVMSHAPGYTKLMKWTDVPIMPTPAGEGMAMQLIASVYKENVLGVGLGGATTNVYSVVDGRFVRSVSANLGMSYSVTNVMKSAGLPNIVRWLPFKIDEEEVANRLMNKMIRPTTIPQTLEDLIVEHAVAREALRLGLEHHKTIATRLKGIQVQRTISDMFEQELEETYIKMMIIDIIAGTGGLLSHAPRRIQSMFILTDAFQPEGVTKMFQDSVFMMPHLGVLSTVYREAAWNIFDKDCLVRLGTVIAPAGVGKLGDPVMTVELEMPGGETLKEEVKFGEIKRINLPERQDANAVITPQRGFDVGMGPGHKLEKKVMGGVAGVLLDGRGRPLQLPEDEGLRKELLVKWWQAIELYPMDELKELI; this is encoded by the coding sequence ATGAGATACATCCTGGCAACGGATGTTGGGAGCACCACTACTAAGGCTAGGTTCTTCTCCAACGAGTCTGGGGAGTGGAGGTTCGTTATAGCTGGGGAGGCTCCCACAACCGTTGAGGCGCCATATGAGGATGTTACCCTTGGTGTTAGAAACGCTGTTAGGGAGGTGGAGGAGCTCACAGGCCACAGGATCCTAGCCCCCGATGGGAGTGGAATAGTTGTCCCCTACGACGGTAAGATGGGTGTCGACCTGTACTGCACGACTAGCAGCGCTGGAGGGGGGCTCCAGATGATGGTGGCCGGGCTCATCAAGACGATGACTGCTGAGAGCGCAAACAGGGCTGCACTGGGGGCTGGGGCAATAGTTATGGACGTCATCGCCCGGGATGATGGACGCCAGCCATACCAGAAGATCCAGCGTATAAGGAGCCTCCGACCGGACATGATACTCCTAGCTGGGGGCACGGATGGCGGGGCCACAGCCCACGTGGTGGAGATTGCTGAGCTTATAAAGGCTGCGGGCCCGAAGCCGAGGCTCGGCGCAGGCTACCAGCTCCCAATAGTCTACGCTGGAAACAAGGCCCTGCAAACCCAGATAGAGGAGCTCATGGGATCCGAGTTCGCCCTCACCCTCGTCGACAACATAAGGCCGGTCTTGGAGGTTGAGAACACAGAGCCTGCTAGGAGGGCGATCCACGAGCTCTTCATGGAGCATGTAATGAGCCACGCCCCCGGATATACCAAGCTCATGAAGTGGACCGACGTCCCCATAATGCCCACACCGGCTGGTGAGGGGATGGCGATGCAGCTGATAGCGAGCGTATATAAGGAGAATGTCCTTGGAGTCGGCCTGGGAGGGGCGACGACCAATGTCTACTCGGTGGTCGACGGACGCTTCGTCAGGAGCGTGAGCGCCAACCTGGGCATGAGCTACAGCGTCACCAACGTGATGAAGTCGGCTGGGCTCCCAAACATAGTGAGGTGGCTCCCGTTCAAGATAGACGAGGAGGAGGTGGCAAATAGGTTGATGAACAAGATGATAAGGCCCACCACCATACCCCAGACCCTGGAAGACCTGATAGTCGAGCACGCCGTTGCGAGGGAGGCATTACGCCTTGGGCTTGAGCATCACAAGACTATAGCGACGAGGCTGAAGGGGATACAGGTCCAGAGGACCATCTCAGACATGTTCGAGCAGGAGTTGGAGGAGACCTACATAAAGATGATGATCATAGACATCATAGCGGGGACAGGGGGGCTCCTCAGCCACGCCCCTAGGAGGATCCAGAGCATGTTCATCCTCACAGACGCCTTCCAGCCTGAGGGGGTCACCAAGATGTTCCAGGACAGCGTCTTCATGATGCCCCACCTCGGAGTCCTCTCAACGGTTTACAGGGAGGCTGCCTGGAACATCTTCGATAAGGACTGCCTGGTGAGGCTTGGAACCGTCATCGCACCGGCCGGGGTAGGGAAGCTCGGAGACCCGGTGATGACCGTCGAGCTGGAGATGCCCGGCGGGGAGACCTTGAAGGAGGAGGTGAAGTTCGGAGAGATAAAGCGCATAAACCTCCCCGAGAGGCAGGATGCTAACGCCGTGATCACGCCGCAGAGGGGCTTCGACGTCGGGATGGGCCCAGGACACAAGCTTGAGAAGAAGGTTATGGGAGGTGTAGCTGGGGTGCTCCTAGATGGGAGGGGTAGACCCCTCCAGCTCCCTGAGGATGAAGGCTTAAGGAAGGAGCTCCTCGTCAAGTGGTGGCAGGCGATCGAGCTATACCCGATGGATGAGCTGAAGGAGCTGATATGA
- a CDS encoding Mov34/MPN/PAD-1 family protein: MESMLELAREGHPREVILLLRGKVREGCAELEDFLIPPLTVSGRGFAEFPMHLLPIDFSIIGTAHSHPSESVVPSHEDLKNFYGLVMMILAYPYSPSSSAVYNRRGVRIPLRIIEDE; the protein is encoded by the coding sequence TTGGAGTCGATGCTAGAGCTAGCTAGAGAGGGGCATCCGAGGGAGGTCATTCTCCTCCTTAGGGGTAAGGTTAGGGAAGGATGCGCGGAGCTAGAGGATTTTCTGATACCTCCACTGACAGTTTCTGGTAGGGGCTTCGCGGAGTTCCCCATGCACCTCCTCCCCATAGACTTCTCCATCATTGGAACCGCCCATTCCCATCCCTCGGAGAGCGTTGTCCCCTCTCACGAGGACCTGAAAAACTTCTACGGCCTAGTAATGATGATCCTCGCTTATCCATACTCCCCTTCCAGTTCGGCGGTATACAACCGCAGGGGGGTGAGGATACCACTAAGAATCATAGAAGATGAATAG
- a CDS encoding HAD family hydrolase produces MIRTVLIDYDGTLHDSDSVLRDSLDGILGLRGDELYRIYLHEIHRGIVHKYYPERHDDLLFHCSLIYSYLRRPFEAPTATLFCRRFMEAEDRSWRDPIYFDDVLPALEMMKRGGLRLYLSTGRDAERKAEALERYAGKKLFEGVFSEPSIGHLKSKPEYYLAVLKSSGSKAEETVSIGDSPMTDIGPAKIIGIKTIWVNRRREPQPNQEELKPNYEVSGLLEAARLIQAINERLNIWPPENSF; encoded by the coding sequence ATGATCAGGACGGTCCTCATAGACTATGATGGAACCCTCCACGACTCCGACTCTGTTCTCAGAGACAGCTTGGACGGGATACTGGGGTTGAGAGGGGATGAACTCTACCGCATATATCTCCACGAGATACATCGAGGCATAGTTCATAAATATTATCCGGAGAGGCATGATGATCTCCTGTTCCACTGCTCTCTCATCTACAGTTATCTGAGGAGGCCCTTCGAAGCCCCCACCGCAACCCTATTCTGCAGGAGGTTTATGGAAGCCGAGGATAGGAGTTGGAGGGATCCCATCTACTTCGATGACGTTCTACCGGCCCTGGAGATGATGAAGAGGGGTGGCTTGAGGCTTTATCTCTCCACGGGTAGGGATGCCGAGAGAAAGGCGGAGGCCCTAGAGAGGTATGCCGGTAAGAAGCTCTTCGAGGGGGTCTTCAGCGAGCCCTCCATAGGCCACTTGAAGTCAAAGCCAGAATACTACCTCGCAGTTTTGAAGAGTTCTGGATCAAAGGCTGAGGAGACTGTGAGCATAGGAGACTCACCCATGACTGACATAGGACCAGCCAAAATTATAGGCATAAAGACCATCTGGGTTAACAGGAGGAGGGAACCCCAACCAAACCAAGAAGAGCTCAAACCCAATTACGAGGTGAGTGGTCTTCTAGAGGCTGCGAGATTGATTCAAGCAATCAATGAGAGGCTCAATATATGGCCTCCTGAGAACTCTTTTTAA
- a CDS encoding 50S ribosomal protein L37e, protein MPTKAALHTGKKVHIRCRRCGRRAYHVRKKRCAACGYGSSPRLRRYSWGRKTLNRERRLV, encoded by the coding sequence ATGCCGACTAAAGCAGCCCTCCACACGGGCAAGAAGGTGCACATCCGCTGCAGGAGGTGCGGGCGAAGAGCATATCACGTGAGGAAGAAGAGGTGTGCAGCCTGCGGCTATGGAAGCTCTCCAAGGTTGAGGAGATATTCCTGGGGCAGGAAGACCCTCAACAGGGAGAGGCGCTTAGTATAG
- a CDS encoding RNA-binding protein produces the protein MVEKVLEQSLGKTVLIKLRGGKTLRGLLEGFDQHVNLVLRDTELITDPNNVERLGTIILRGDNVIMISPPPSD, from the coding sequence ATGGTGGAGAAGGTCCTTGAACAGAGCCTCGGGAAGACTGTGCTGATTAAGCTTAGGGGGGGAAAGACCCTAAGGGGGTTGCTGGAGGGGTTCGACCAACACGTGAACCTCGTTCTTAGAGACACCGAGCTTATAACAGACCCAAATAATGTTGAGAGGCTTGGAACCATAATTCTGAGGGGGGATAACGTGATAATGATCTCACCTCCCCCCTCAGACTAG